DNA from Podospora pseudopauciseta strain CBS 411.78 chromosome 5 map unlocalized CBS411.78m_5, whole genome shotgun sequence:
TGCGCATCGCTTCGAGGAGCATGGAGGATTTGCCGGTGCCTTTTTCTCCGATGAAGAGGTGGTAGTGGCCTACCTCCTTGCCGGCGACGATTTCGTCCACGATGGACTGCTCGGGGCGCTCGATCCAGTGGGTTGCCGCGgcggttttggagagggggaggtctTTGCCTATGGCGGCTAGGTCAAGGACGGGATCGCCGGGTTCGAAGGCGTTGGACATTTTTTTGAGGACAAAGTACTTGTAGGATTTGTGGTAGGTGTAGGCTGCGAGGGCGAAGCCggtgccgaggacgaggatggaggctagggaggtggcggcggacTCGAGCATCTTGTACCATATGGAGGGTTCGTGGCGGTGATCGTCATCTGGGGGGGCATTTTGTTAGTATCGGGCGTCTACTCCGTGATGGTGTTTTGGCGGGATAGCATTGAGGATGTTGTAAGTGAGAGCCTCGTAGGGGACATGTTGGTTTTAAGGGTGGATCCCTGCACCAGTCCCGACCCCTGGATGTTGCGTCATTCTGATCATCCCAAGCTCTCGGGTCCCTGATAGATATGCCCATGATTGGGTCAATTGTCGGCGCGTTCCTGAAGCTCTCGAGATATCTCACGCGAGCTCAGGTACCTACGTCATTCCAGTCGCGAGATGCCCCAAGTGCACGCAAACCACCAAAATAAAAGAGCTGAAAATAACGTACCATTGCATTTGTCTTTGTCCTTGGAATAATGTCTCCTTTCCTGTCGTGGTCCAGGTTGTGGCGTCCAATGTATCCTTCTCAACGtcgtgggtggtggtggtggtggtgcgctCCTCTCATTTGGTATCATCCTTGGCCCACGAGCCCAAAGCCCCCTTTGTGCTGCCACCGCTGCTGCCCCTCCCGAATATCCACGGGATGCCAACCGGCTCCCTGCCCGTATTAGACCCATATGTGGTGATTATCGGCGTTTCCCTTTTGGCGAAGAGAGttttaaaagaaataaatgGCGAATAGAAGTCCGGAAAGACAAGAAGTGAAAACGGGGGGAAGATGTATCAACACCCAAGCAACGACCCAGAGGAAAAAAGTGGTGGCTCCCTCACTGCCCGCGGCAGTTGGGCTTTTGCTAGCTGCAAGAAACAATGATAGCGCCTGAGCTAGACTGGGATGTCGCTACCGGGGGGGCGGGAGTGATCGATATGAGGATTCGGAAAATGTGGCTGTACAAGCAGGAAAATATGGGGGTTGAAGTGAGTGAGTGACTTTGACGATGTCTGATGATATCAGGTaacaccaaaaagaaaagttcGGGAAATGGAGTTCAACGAGTGGATAGCGGGATCGCCAagaacaaacaaaaaaagcagaaagaaaaaacaaagcCAATTGTCAAAATCTCCAACAAGGGATCTCGTGAGTTGGTGAAGGTGTGTTGTTTGTCTCTCTCaaaaagagggagagagaaaagaaaggggaGCATTGAGCACGGGACAAGGGACGGAGACGTGATAATTGGAAAGCTATCTAGGGTTACAGCGGTGACATCAATTTCTGGGCAGGCAAAAGAGTGGTCAATTCGCGTTGGCTGTCCCTTCTACCGGCAGGCCCAGAGGGAGGGCAGACGGCGAAACACAGCGCCCCGAAACTTGACGCCGTTCCCACAAATAGCGTAGCGGTCGCTGAATTGGCGGGCCCGATAACCCACAAGCTCACCAAGCTCACCCAACAAGCTCAGCTGAGGGATTTCGATGGACAGGGACCGACTGCACAGTAAGAAGCTTGGCAATGCGGGGGGTCCATTTTTTGGTGCTTGTGTTCTGGAGGCCGCACCTCGGGGCCAGACCACGTGGGCTTGCAATGGGTGTTGTGCATGTGCCACTGCCTGCCGGCTGGTTGTCAGCTGCCAAAgctgcccctgagcccctgaattCAACGACATCTCAACATGACGGCGATGAGCACTTCGATGACGGGGCATAATGTTGTTGGAGAAAGCATACGTGGTGTTTATTTGGTTACTGGCGGCTCTCCAAATGCCAGTGACAGCAAAACCGGAACTGCAAGAGGGATAGAAGGGAAGCTTTCTCTTTTGAACAAAATCTACTTGCTCTCCGCCATCccccacagcaacaactCCCGCAAATACTTGGAGTAACATAATGCCGTTGTCGTCTCTTCTCAGAATGTGCCTGCTGACCCCGAGGCAGAACCACCTGGCTTACACCAGATAAGTGACAACATCCACGCAGCATGCTCGAAACACTGGGAGACCAGAGGCTCAAGCACCTCCCATGCTATGCGCAATCTTTGGGATGTGCTACTATTATGTCTCTGTCAAATTCTCCGGAAATACTGTGTTTTTCCTTTGTATTTGCCATATCTGAGAGATGTGTAGACCGGAAGATGTCGTTCCTTCCAATATTGACGATTCCCAGCCATTAAATACCGTGGAAAAAGCCCTACAATTGCAACCCTCAAGGTAAACAATGGAAAGAGCGATCTGAATAGCCTCCTGGACCGTGCGCCCGACCATCGAGGTGCGCGGCTTTCCAGGTATCTTGACAGAAAATCTCACGACTTCTGTTCTTAgtcttcctcaactcccccGATCAAATCGCCTGCTCTCGCCGCTGCTCTCCGACCGCCGGCGCCCGCGAACGAACTGGCATCTCGCCAGCAAACGAGAGGAGTATGGTATGTGACATTTCCAATATCTCATCCTTTTCCCCATCGCCACCGTTGTTCAGATTGCTTGTGTGGTGTGGTCGCTGCTGGCTCATGAGTGCAGGTTCGATGGCGGCCATCCCACTTTCAAAATCGATCACTCAGTGATGTCTCTTTTTTGGACATTTTTGTGCGTTTTTGAAAAGAGTTGCTGCGGAAGTTTTGTTCCGGGATGGGTGGCCTGGCCTGATATTTCAGACACTGGGGTTTGGTAGTTGCTGGGCCTTGTGCTTGGGAGGAAGATTAACTCGTGAAAGGGCTCACTTGGGCAAGTGCTTAAGTTGTTGAGTTTCCCAAGGAACTTTGGCTTACTCCCATACCTCCTTTTGCTTGTTTACTTATAACACATCACCCGAGTTACCTTACCTTCTTATTCACTTACAAGCACTTCTTTTCACATCAAACTTTTTCATCTGCCTTCATCCTACTTCAGCATACCCCCAATCTACCTcagccttttctttcttttatcCCAACTCTCGAGAAACTCTacaccatcctcttccatTATTATgatcatcttcaccaactcTATCCCAACAATGGCCATTCCTTATCCCACGTTTCTACACCCTTCACCTCATTCTTCTACACAATCCTGCCCAACTTCTCACACGCCCAATATTGGCTGTTCAACACTAACATGTCAACTTCATAGTACCACAACACATTTCGTCCAGATTCACACCTCAGCCCGCACCTCAAATTCATCACCTTCTCACCAACTTTCGAACATCTTTCGCAGACACTCACCTCACTTTCCTCtttccaaaacctcctcatcctgccTGATCACAGCCACAAAGACTACACTCCTACTTCGAAATCACACAACTCGTTTCCCCAATCCAAAGCCCCAAACTCACTTCCCATCAAGCTTGTTCATAATCAACAAAACCCCTCAGCATTTACAACACCATCCTTTGCTATTTTCTCAAACCTCACTTTCACCCCAACCCCTAAACCTGGTGATGGTTCCTCAAAGCTAACAAGTCACAGTCACAATGGAAACAAGAAACTGGAGCGAGGAAGGCGCAGCGGGCGGTAGCTCCTCCGTCTTCAACTGGCTGGACGAGCTGGCCAAAGAGGCCTGGCTTAACGAGgaggcagaagaagacgtGGGGGTCCACGGTGACGGTTTGGTCAGCGAGAACTGGCCTTTCCCTGCCGTGGAGGCTGCGAGGCCACTCCCGCGTCTGCCCCCAACGGCGTTCGCGGGCCAACGgagccggcggcggcagcctcgCTTCCAGCCGACACTCCCTGTGGTCCGGGACCTGTCACCGgccccacccccgccgacTCCAAGCTGCGCTCCGCCCCCGCCTCCGACGACGTCTGTCGTCGGCCAGGCAGAGGAAAGCTTGGACCGGTTGGGCCCGGTTGACAAGGGCAAAGGTAAGGCAGTGGACGAAGAGCAGCCGGCTGGGAGACCCACCTTCCAGCAGACGGTGGCTGCAACACCcacatcttctccctcccagGCACCGCCAATTCCACGGCTGCCCTCACCATTGCCTTCCTTTGTGTGCCGTATGTTGGAGACttctgcccccccccccttggCCGACCGCCCGCTGCATCCCGATCTCCTCAGAGAGAGGGTGCCGGTCGCGACTGCCTCACCGCGTGAGTTTACATCCTATCTCTCAGTTCTCTGGGGCTTGATCACTGACTTTTTGCGTAGCAACTTCGGCCACGACTCTGCCTGTGCCGCGAACCAGGCCACCCATCCCACAGCTCCCGCCATTCGTCCACTCTCCTTCGCCAACCAAGAGAGCCCCAACCACACCAATGGCACCAACAGAGAGGCCAGTCACACCTCTGCAAGTCGCTCAGCCAGAGCTCAAGAGTCGCTGGAgcccctcgcctcccccctcaccgaCCAAGGTTCAAAAGCTCATGAAGGCAATGAGCTTCGCAAGTTTGAGATCCCAAAAGTCGAAGACCAGTCTTCGCGAGCAGTCGAGTTCCTCCTCTGTTCCTCCGGTTCCTGATCTCCCTCCGACGACTCCTGACACTACAAAACGCCAATCCGATCGATCAAGTGCAAGCACAAAGATGAGCTTTGGTTCTTTCGGCAAAGGCTCTTTGGGCAGAGGTAACTCGTCCTCGCAAAAGTCCAATTGGGTGGCAGCAGCATTCGGCCGTGattcctcctccatcacaCCTCCAAGAACTGCTTCTGGTAGGACCGAGAGAAGCTCGACAACAGAGAGAAGCTCCGGCAGCAGTTTGACGAGCTCGGCATTGAGCAGACAAGCAAGCACGATCACCCCAGAGAGACCACAGGCTGGACTGTCGTCAttgcctcttcttccagcaGCTTCTACTTTCCACCCCGAACCCCCCTCCGCTACTCACATAGTTCCGCCAATGCCACCTGTGCCTCAgtctcccccccacccttcAGATCTGCACAGAAAGATCTCCATGCCGAGCATGTTCCTGCGGAAAAAGCAGTCGAGCTTGAACAAGAAAGAGGACCCTCGAGAGAATAAGggtgaagacgaggagggcaAATGAGGGAGACACCAATCCTTCAAGCTATCACTGGCCAATTTGAACAACCCAACAATTACCACAGGGTCACGACCAACGACCGTGTGCCACACAGGGCAATTTACGATTCAACACCGTCGACCGccgtcttcaacaacacGTGAGTCTTCATACAACAAGTCCAGTATGTCGTTGATTTCATCTCCTTTCACCTTGAACATTTCCTATTCTTGATTCTCCTTCTATTTCACTACTTTCgcgtttttcttttctttttctcaaTTTCGGTCTGCATTTCGAATCCGGCGTTTGGCACACAGGACATTCGCCCATGGATAGAAGACTTCTACCCCTTTATACTTGTACCAGAAGTTCCCGGTACGAGGGATCAAAGCAGCATCCATGATACCCCCATCGTTCAGTTTACGGCAGAAATAAGTCTCAACGAACATGGTTTAGAGAGATGATATACCCTGAGACACCCATCCGCATTTCATTACGGTCAAACGGAGCATCACCACGGAAGTATCACCATGGAGGCATACAGTACTCCGAAAACATGGCCCATCACCAGATACCCGGTATTTCAGGCGTTAGCACTGGTAGGCGGCATCACCAGTGAGGAAATACAGTACTTACAGGGCTATGGTTGCATTGACACGGCGTCAGGGCGAGGTGGATCACAATAAGGGGCATGAACAAGGGCGTGCAGGATTGTGAGGAAAAGTCATTTTGCTTTGCATTTACATGTTTGGGGTTTGATAAGGGGTTACGATCATTGCTGGCATGGGTTTCGTGTATTTTGGCATTCACAAGGGAAGGGTGACGGTGTATGAGAACGGTTATGGATGAATTCAGATATTTTGGGGCTTTGAGACGTGGACTTTTATGCATGTGAGATGCGTGAGATAGGTTGCTGTCTACGAGCTGTGCTCTCTGTGTGAGCCGTAGCTCTGTGTAGGGTATGTCTCCTGTTCACAGAGATGTTATTCAATGCAACGAAGGATGTGGTAACCTCGGCTTTTAATCTCATGTAGGTGAACGTCTCACCATCTCGACCTTATATCTGACCTTCTCGTCCTTATTACTGTTTAGTCTTTTCACCATCGCAGTCATAGCtttaggtaggtagctaAAAGATGATATGTGCAACCTTGGAATCGATAGCTCAGACAGGCGACAGTCAAAGCTGGGACCGTGGACACCAACAGCTGAAATAGCTGAGATGGCAGCTTTGGATCAAGTAGACTGGGGGATTAGAAAGCTCAAACATTGGTGAATCCTGCTTGGATAGATGGGCGTTGAAGATCCATGTTACTCACAAGACTCTGCGCAACACCAGGAGAGGAGAAATTGAAGAGATATGCTGCATAACCCCAACCCGTTGTTTTTCCACTTGGATTTTGACCCTTCGAACCTGCTGACTTTTGATGCACGACTCAACAGTTTAACATCACGCGTCCGTTTGCTCAATTGTCGAGGAAGTGCGAGGTGATGGTCGGAGTCTGAGCTCAAAGCCTAGAAACCAACAGCTAACCCCAaccctaggtacctacctggtCAACGCGTCGGTGACTGCTGACCCACCAACGCGTGCAAATCGTTtgccaaaaaaaatttaGGCTCCCAAGAAGACCTACCCGGCACCCCACGTGGACCAACTGCGCCCTCAACTTTCTATCGCAAAATCCCCTGCGGACTATCCCAATTCTTCCATGCAGAAAAAACGACTCCACAAACCATGCAAGATTTGCGCCGGCGCTCTCCAGCAAACTGAAACTCTGGGTCTGGATTGattctcctccctccaactTGGCGGCCGCCCGCTGTATGACAATGGGCCAAGAACAGAGCGCTCCTCGCGagaacgacgacgacaacacgGACATCCAAAGCGGCCGCTCATCCCCACTTCCCCGCTGGGACCACCCGGAAAACCAGGAGCAAGTAGAACGACAACACGCGGCTACTACCGAGCCGCTCCCCGAGACCGAGCCCCCTCCCGAGGCGagcaagaaagagaagaagaagaagaaaaagaagaaggatcgCGAGAGGAGCGTTGGTGAAGTTATGAACTCACCGGGCCGATCTCTGTCGCAGCTGACGCcgctgaagaggaagaagacgcGTCCTCCGTCTTTGGGGAATGTCGAGAATGTTGGTCAGAGCccggatggtggtgggtcgGCGAGGCGGAAGTTGAAGAAGTCGAAGCGGATGTCGTTGGGGACGATTTTGAATGACAATGCCGATGCTGTTGAGAACAACGACAGTCAGGACTCGTTTGTTCCCCAGCCGACGCTTCCAGAGCTCGAATCTGAGCCTCGGCTTGAGAATaatgaggaagaggacgagggaaTGGAGGATGCTATGGCTTCTCAACGGCGCAAATCGAgtagcaagaagaagggcaggAACAAGAAGGCTGAGCCAGAACCAGAGCCGGAACCAGAGCCAGAAGTGGAACCAGAGCCGGAGCCGGGGCCagagcaagagcaagagTCAGTGCCAGAGGTGGGACCGGCCCCTGAAGCCGCCGCCGTGGAGGGTGATATGGAATTGGACGAAGCTGAGGAGGATCTTGCCAACCTGAAGACTGAACGCCCGGATCACAATTCTGACGATGACGTCGACATGGAGGACGGTTCGGTAGCACGATCCGAGCACGTTTCCGAGACACCCGCCcctcaagaggaagagaaggaatCGCCTACTTCGCCCATCTTGCACGTTAAGTCCGAGCCAGGGGTGtatgacgaagacgagggCATGTCGAGGCTTGGGCAGGGAGATGCCACGGACGAAGAAGAGTCACCTGTGCCAACCAAGACCGAGAGACTGCAAAGGGTGATGGATGAAGCACAGTCTGCCTACGACTCTGGGTATATCGAGACGGATGGCAGCAACGAAAGAAGTCAGAGGTTCGCGACTCAGGTTTCGCCCGCTCTGGACCATGAAGAGGCTACGCCGTCGGAAGATGAGGTAATGCAGAATGTGAAGTCTgcgccggaggaggatgaggaggagatgaacGGGACACCGGCGAGTGAGGCCAGCCCTGCTCAGGCGCTTAAGGCTGCGCCTAAgagtgagggtgaggaggagggaacaCCAGAgagcgaggccgaggaggaagaaagcGAGGTAGACGACGAAGAGCCGGTTAATGACCCCCTCGAAGACAGtgcggacgaggaggaggtaagCGAGGAGAGGTTCTCCGAAATCCCCGAAAGCGACATTGAACAACCAGAAATGCAGCACGAGGAACCGAGAGTCGAACCACCGTCGGAAGCTGGGAATGTGCCGACCAGTCAGAGCGATCAAGCTCATGTCAATGGGACCACCGTTCAATCTTCACCAGATCTTGGCGGCGACGATGTTGCTTATGCGGCTtcgccatcaccccctcccccctcatctGTCAGGGCCCGTTCTTCCACGAAACGTAAGGTGAAACGTGCTTTCAATCCCGACGCCCCGGTCAGCGAGCCAGACGCACAGCCGGAGACATCCTCAGCTCGCTCCCAGAAGAAGCGTAAATCAAGAGATCAACCAGGGGAAcctgaggaggaagagaaacctgaggagcccgaggaggagcccgaggaggagccagaggaggaagaagctcCTGCTCCCACCCCAGCacccaagaagaaaaggtcCAAGAAGATTCGTGAAGTTCTTCATGAGCAAGAGGGCGGCGAGATCGACGAGGAGGCCCCCGCTGCCTCTACACCTGCCCCaaagcagaagaagacacCAAGGTCAAAGAAGTCGAAGAAGGCGGCCTCCGAggaacaagaagagaaacTCGATAAGCACGGTTACGCTACTGGGAGACTTActgctgttgaagaagataAGGTCACCAAAGCAGTGAACAAGTTTCGCAAGGACGAGGGCCTAACCCAGGCTGAAATCAACAGGATCATACAAGAAAACCCTGCCGTAGCCGTGCACAATGCTAAGGGTGCCCCGACATTGCATGCCGCTCTTTGGACCGCTGTGTGCGAGGCGTGCCCTTCAAGATCACGCTTAAAGCTGCAGAAGTTTTGCAGACGAAAATTCCACAACTTTGTGGCACGTGGTCAGTGGACTGCTGAACAGGATGAGGAGCTACAGGAAATGATGAAGATTCACGGCAACAAGTGGACAGTCATCGGAGGCCTGATCAACAGACATCCCCAGGATGTTCGTGACAGGTGGAGAGACTATATCGTTTGCCGGGACAAAGTAGTGAAGCATGACTGGAgcaacgaggaggaggcgaagctCACCCAAGCAGTCAAGGAGGCCGTCGACAAGATTCGGAAAGACCTCATCtcgaggggggaggacgaaGGACAAGCCGAGAGCCTGGTCAACTGGCAGGCTATCAGCGAGGCGATGGGCCGGACGAGAAACCGACTTCAGTGCATGGAGAAGTGGAAGAGAATACTCAAAGCTGAGCCGATTGCGGACCGGGACAGGGTCATCACCTTGCTACCTGATACTGACAACTGGAGGGTGAAACTGGCTCGCCAGGATTTGACCAAGATTACACCAGCTGAGAAATACAGATTGGCCTGCGTCATCCGCGATGGCTGCACGGAAACCGAGCGGGAGATCGACTGGAAGAAGATTACCGAGAGGGTCTTCAAGGACAAGTATCAGCGTCAAGCCCTGGTTGTTATCTGGGGCCGGTTGAGGTCGTCGGTGCCACACCATGGGGATAAGACCGTTCATGAATGCGCGCAGCATATTGTTGATAGGTatgatgaagagggaggatttggggACAGCTACGGCAACTACCCTGATGAACAGTCCCTTCCTCCCAGCGCCAAAAAGCCTCGCGGCAGTGCCAAAAAGCCGAAAGAGCCGACGACGAGACGCCGCTCGACCTCCGTCGCCTCcgccaaaaagaagaagaaagagtTGAGTGAAGCTTTTATTGTTGACGAGACTGACTCTGAGGGtgagacggtggaggacaCTGCGATGGAGGATAcggtgatggaggatgcTGCCTCGATCGCTTCCGATGCCCCACCGATCGACTCTGATGAGGAGcatgaagaagaagcgccCGAGGAGGCCGTagacgaagaagcagaagcaccACCTCAGTCCTCCGTCGTGAAGCGCCTCGCCCCTGAAGAGGACGACACCTTGGATCAAGAAGACGAAACACGCCCCCCATTTGTGCCGTCCCCCTCGGTCGAAGCAGATGCAGCCCGCACTCGTCGCCGCGAGCGTTCTCTCTCGAACAAGCCCCCCACCCCTGCCGCCATCGAGGAAGAATCTGGTGAAGAGGTCCAGGACGAGGACATGGTCACCAGCACTCGTCTCAAGTCGGCCAAGAAGCGCCCCGCCACCGAGGAGATGTCGCcccgcaagaagaagagaaagaccAACTCGGAGAGTACTGTCCGGCCTGCGGTCCTGAGCAGTTCTTCGCCTGCTGTTACGTACGGGAGGAAGTCGAATAGCAGgaaggagaacaagaaggcggcggcggaggcggtgaAGGTGAGGCGGGCGAGGGCGTTGAGCACGATCAGCAGTGATATGGATGACATGGATGATATCCCTGCGAGGCTGCCGGGGCAGACGCCGCCGGGGAGGGTGACCAGGAGAGTTGCGAGAAAGTAGGAGTATTGCAGGTCTCGGTGGCGGGAGcaagggaggggagaggagaggagatgATAAAGCGATttgggggagttgaaggatgatgatgtcagaggggagaaggggcaGGTAGTCAGTCGTGGGTATCCAGCGAGATTGAGTCGAGTTTGGAGCGGAAGTTGGGTGGGGGaagcgtgtgtgtgtggtgaggagtgggggtgagggtttACATTTTAATTGCATGGATTGGTTCTACCTGTATGATACTTGATGTGTTTTCGGAGAATTGTCAGCGTGCTTGGTAGATAGGAGGTGATGAAAGGGTGTATGTTTTGCATCTATAGAATGTTGTTGTGTGTACCATCTTGCGAACTCAGTGTTATGGGATGGCCCAGCTTAGCTTGGGCCGGAGCATGTAAGTCAGATCATCGTCCTTGTTGTCGTTGGCCTCATCCCTGGTGTTATGCATTTTCCTAGCGTAGGCGTTGTTGTCTTTGAGGAGCATTTCGCATTCTTTCTGCAGTCTTAATCAGTCAATCACCAGTCTGTAAGCAGGTGATGTCGAGAGGGGTGCTCACCTAGCTTCTGTACCGGTCTGTGAACTCGACGGTTAAGATCTGGATTGCTTCTAGCTTGTTCTCGTATTGGGG
Protein-coding regions in this window:
- a CDS encoding uncharacterized protein (EggNog:ENOG503Q30B; COG:K), which codes for MTMGQEQSAPRENDDDNTDIQSGRSSPLPRWDHPENQEQVERQHAATTEPLPETEPPPEASKKEKKKKKKKKDRERSVGEVMNSPGRSLSQLTPLKRKKTRPPSLGNVENVGQSPDGGGSARRKLKKSKRMSLGTILNDNADAVENNDSQDSFVPQPTLPELESEPRLENNEEEDEGMEDAMASQRRKSSSKKKGRNKKAEPEPEPEPEPEVEPEPEPGPEQEQESVPEVGPAPEAAAVEGDMELDEAEEDLANLKTERPDHNSDDDVDMEDGSVARSEHVSETPAPQEEEKESPTSPILHVKSEPGVYDEDEGMSRLGQGDATDEEESPVPTKTERLQRVMDEAQSAYDSGYIETDGSNERSQRFATQVSPALDHEEATPSEDEVMQNVKSAPEEDEEEMNGTPASEASPAQALKAAPKSEGEEEGTPESEAEEEESEVDDEEPVNDPLEDSADEEEVSEERFSEIPESDIEQPEMQHEEPRVEPPSEAGNVPTSQSDQAHVNGTTVQSSPDLGGDDVAYAASPSPPPPSSVRARSSTKRKVKRAFNPDAPVSEPDAQPETSSARSQKKRKSRDQPGEPEEEEKPEEPEEEPEEEEAPAPTPAPKKKRSKKIREVLHEQEGGEIDEEAPAASTPAPKQKKTPRSKKSKKAASEEQEEKLDKHGYATGRLTAVEEDKVTKAVNKFRKDEGLTQAEINRIIQENPAVAVHNAKGAPTLHAALWTAVCEACPSRSRLKLQKFCRRKFHNFVARGQWTAEQDEELQEMMKIHGNKWTVIGGLINRHPQDVRDRWRDYIVCRDKVVKHDWSNEEEAKLTQAVKEAVDKIRKDLISRGEDEGQAESLVNWQAISEAMGRTRNRLQCMEKWKRILKAEPIADRDRVITLLPDTDNWRVKLARQDLTKITPAEKYRLACVIRDGCTETEREIDWKKITERVFKDKYQRQALVVIWGRLRSSVPHHGDKTVHECAQHIVDRYDEEGGFGDSYGNYPDEQSLPPSAKKPRGSAKKPKEPTTRRRSTSVASAKKKKKELSEAFIVDETDSEGETVEDTAMEDTVMEDAASIASDAPPIDSDEEHEEEAPEEAVDEEAEAPPQSSVVKRLAPEEDDTLDQEDETRPPFVPSPSVEADAARTRRRERSLSNKPPTPAAIEEESGEEVQDEDMVTSTRLKSAKKRPATEEMSPRKKKRKTNSESTVRPAVLSSSSPAVTYGRKSNSRKENKKAAAEAVKVRRARALSTISSDMDDMDDIPARLPGQTPPGRVTRRVARK